From Deltaproteobacteria bacterium, the proteins below share one genomic window:
- a CDS encoding integrase gives MTNMGTTGREREISWFCKRYENSNRREKGELLSEIETRFLVSRRHAKRLMIGDLCSEAERKTKTGKIGRPSKYQDKAFLDALRFMWKTTRFMCSRHLKSAMPAWLPYVEMEHECFLPEVREKLLTVSAPTIDRLLKRYRAKRGKSFTRPGVFREEIPIQENIWDINVPGFLESDTVAHCGGSLAGEFVYSLTLVDIATLWTETRAVFGKG, from the coding sequence ATGACAAATATGGGAACGACAGGAAGAGAGAGGGAAATCAGCTGGTTCTGCAAGCGTTATGAGAATTCTAATCGGCGAGAGAAAGGCGAGTTATTAAGTGAGATAGAGACTCGGTTTTTGGTCAGCCGTAGGCACGCTAAAAGGCTAATGATTGGCGATTTATGCTCTGAGGCTGAACGGAAGACGAAGACTGGCAAGATTGGTCGGCCATCTAAATATCAAGACAAGGCATTTTTGGATGCGCTTAGATTTATGTGGAAGACAACCCGTTTTATGTGCTCTCGGCATTTGAAGTCGGCAATGCCAGCATGGCTGCCCTATGTAGAAATGGAACATGAATGTTTTTTGCCAGAAGTTAGGGAAAAGCTATTGACTGTGAGCGCGCCAACAATTGACAGACTACTTAAGCGCTATAGAGCTAAGCGAGGAAAGTCGTTTACGAGACCAGGTGTTTTTCGCGAAGAAATTCCCATACAAGAAAATATTTGGGACATAAATGTGCCGGGATTTCTTGAAAGTGATACCGTTGCTCACTGTGGCGGCTCACTAGCTGGAGAATTTGTTTATAGCTTAACTTTAGTAGACATCGCTACGCTCTGGACCGAAACTAGAGCTGTTTTTGGAAAAGGCT
- a CDS encoding MBOAT family protein, which yields MSFSSLLFIFGFLPWFFLFYFSTPSRFKNYTALLGSALFYTWGAPRFLAVIVFTSICDYWFSKAIVNCVEGAKKRKLLLAFAVGLNLSIFFYFKYANFFVEQINAAIGAFGFSPWPWLEVALPIGISFITFEKISYLVDVYRGVTPPAKNLLSYALFLLLFPHLIAGPIFRYHDIQGQLLRRLHSVDLIFAGVLRFSVGLAKKVLIADPLGEVANNVFNLGDDRLSFYAVWIGISCYTFQIFFDFSGYSDMAIGLGKIMGFKFVENFNHPYISQNITEFWRRWHISLSNWMKEYLYIPLGGNRLSTFRTYVNLWTVFLLSGLWHGANWTFIFWGAYHGFCLILDRLFWLKLSSKLPRVVNIAVTFFLVMIGWVFFRAENISHATSFVKCLFSFSNIGLGFEATVAELFSSRSIAMFALAAILSFLPASRVWQLFEEKEHLRWSTIVVRGQLAFLIAILSVAFLVNSSFHPFIYFRF from the coding sequence ATGTCTTTTAGCTCTTTACTTTTTATTTTTGGTTTTTTGCCTTGGTTCTTTCTGTTTTATTTTTCTACGCCATCTCGATTTAAGAATTACACGGCTTTATTGGGGAGCGCCTTGTTTTATACTTGGGGAGCGCCACGCTTTTTAGCCGTAATTGTGTTTACGAGCATTTGCGACTATTGGTTTAGCAAGGCGATAGTGAATTGCGTTGAGGGTGCAAAGAAGAGAAAATTACTCTTAGCTTTCGCCGTGGGCTTAAACCTAAGCATATTTTTCTATTTTAAGTATGCAAATTTTTTTGTTGAACAAATTAACGCAGCTATCGGTGCTTTTGGATTTTCTCCTTGGCCTTGGCTAGAAGTGGCCTTGCCCATAGGAATATCGTTTATTACGTTTGAAAAAATCAGCTACCTAGTGGACGTTTATCGCGGCGTAACTCCACCGGCGAAAAATCTCCTCAGCTATGCGCTCTTTCTTCTGCTTTTTCCACATCTCATTGCTGGACCCATATTTCGCTATCACGATATTCAAGGACAGCTGCTTAGGCGCTTGCATTCAGTCGATTTAATATTTGCTGGAGTGTTGAGGTTCTCAGTGGGGCTTGCAAAAAAAGTCCTAATTGCAGATCCGCTGGGGGAGGTGGCAAATAATGTGTTTAATTTAGGCGACGATCGGCTTTCTTTTTACGCGGTTTGGATTGGCATTAGTTGTTATACTTTTCAAATATTCTTTGATTTTTCCGGCTACTCGGATATGGCAATAGGGCTTGGAAAAATTATGGGCTTTAAGTTTGTCGAAAATTTTAATCATCCATATATCAGCCAAAACATAACTGAATTCTGGCGGCGATGGCATATTTCGCTTTCGAACTGGATGAAGGAATACCTCTACATACCGCTAGGAGGAAACCGCCTGTCTACGTTTAGAACTTACGTCAATCTTTGGACTGTGTTTTTACTATCTGGGCTTTGGCATGGTGCTAATTGGACTTTTATATTTTGGGGAGCGTATCATGGGTTTTGCCTAATTCTGGATCGCTTATTTTGGTTGAAACTTTCTAGCAAGCTTCCGCGAGTTGTGAATATCGCGGTTACATTTTTCTTGGTGATGATAGGGTGGGTTTTTTTTCGAGCTGAAAATATCTCCCATGCCACTAGCTTTGTAAAATGTCTATTTTCGTTCTCCAATATTGGCTTAGGATTTGAGGCTACCGTGGCGGAGCTTTTTAGCTCTCGTTCGATTGCTATGTTCGCGCTGGCGGCCATTCTGAGTTTTCTGCCAGCTAGCAGGGTTTGGCAGTTGTTTGAGGAAAAGGAACACTTGAGATGGTCGACTATTGTCGTTCGTGGTCAGTTGGCGTTTCTTATCGCGATCTTGTCGGTGGCGTTCTTGGTTAATTCGAGCTTTCACCCTTTTATATATTTTCGCTTTTAG